One part of the Sus scrofa isolate TJ Tabasco breed Duroc chromosome 8, Sscrofa11.1, whole genome shotgun sequence genome encodes these proteins:
- the PRDM8 gene encoding PR domain zinc finger protein 8 isoform X1, whose protein sequence is MEDPGIQRGIWDGDAKAVQQCLTDIFTSVYTTCDIPENAIFGPCVLSHTSLYDSIAFIALKSTDKRTVPYIFRVDTSAASGSSEGLMWLRLVQSARDKEEQNLEAYIKNGQLFYRSLRRIAKDEELLVWYGKELTELLLLCPSRSHSKMNAGSSPYTCLECSQRFQFEFPYVAHLRFRCPKRLHSADLSPREEQGGGVGTKDHGGGGGGPDQQQPQQQDAPLGPGPKFCKAGPVPHYPAPAPEGGNPPAAAGGGGAKPSTDFHNLARELENSGGARRCSPAPSLRSGSGHQEAELSPDGGAAGLGKGKRKCAEEAAEAGGAGLAGGRGRFAERPLPASKEDLVCTPQQYRAAGSYFGLEDSGRLFAPPSPETGEAKRSAFVEVKKAARAAGLQEDAAADGGSSAAEDQDAGGGGGSSTPVAASPAGAEQLLAPRPGGALPGRLEGGSPARGSAFTSVPQLGGAGSHGAGGGAGTGAAGGAGGGQGAASDERKSAFSQPARSFPQLAPLVLGQKLGALEPCHPGDGVGPTRLYPAASDPLAVKLQGAADLNGACGALPGGGGGGGGGGGGGLPKQSPFLYATAFWPKSSAAAAAAAAAAAAGPLQLQLPSALTLLPPSFTSLCLPAQNWCAKCNASFRMTSDLVYHMRSHHKKEYALEPLVKRRREEKLKCPICNESFRERHHLSRHMTSHN, encoded by the exons ATGGAGGACCCCGGCATCCAGCGAGGCATCTGGGATGGAGATGCCAAGGCTGTGCAGCAATGCCTGACAGATATTTTCACCAGCGTTTACACCACCTGCGACATCCCTGAGAATGCTATTTTTGGTCCTTGTGTCCTGAGCCATACTTCCCTATACGACAGCATAGCTTTCATAGCTCTCAAGTCCACGGACAAGAGAACAGTCCCTTATATCTTCCGG GTAGACACCTCGGCGGCCAGCGGTTCCTCCGAAGGTCTCATGTGGCTGCGTCTGGTCCAATCAGCCAGAGACAAAGAAGAGCAGAACCTTGAGGCCTACATAAAAAACGGACAGCTCTTCTACCGCTCTCTCCGCAGGATTGCCAAAGACGAGGAGTTGCTAGTTTGGTACGGGAAAGAACTGACGGAGTTACTCCTGCTCTGCCCCTCTAGATCCCACAGCAAAATGAACG CAGGGTCGTCCCCTTACACATGCCTGGAATGCAGCCAGCGTTTCCAGTTTGAGTTCCCCTATGTGGCGCATCTGCGCTTCCGCTGCCCCAAGAGACTTCACAGCGCAGATCTGAGCCCCCGAGAGGAGCAAGGCGGCGGCGTGGGCACCAAGGATcacgggggcggcggcggcggcccagACCAGCAGCAGCCGCAGCAACAGGACGCGCCCCTGGGTCCCGGCCCCAAGTTCTGCAAAGCCGGCCCTGTCCCCCACTACCCGGCCCCGGCCCCCGAGGGCGGTAACCCGCCCGCCGCCGCTGGAGGCGGCGGCGCGAAGCCGTCCACGGACTTTCACAACCTGGCGCGGGAGCTGGAGAACTCCGGGGGAGCCCGCCGCTGCTCCCCGGCCCCCAGCCTCCGGAGCGGCAGCGGCCACCAGGAGGCGGAGCTGAGTCCCGACGGCGGCGCCGCGGGCCTGGGCAAAGGGAAGAGGAAATGCGCGGAGGAGGCGGCCGAGGCCGGCGGCGCGGGGCTGGCCGGGGGCCGCGGGCGCTTCGCCGAGCGGCCCCTGCCCGCCTCCAAGGAGGACTTGGTGTGCACGCCGCAGCAGTACCGCGCTGCCGGCAGCTACTTCGGCCTGGAGGACAGCGGCCGCCTCTTCGCGCCGCCCAGCCCCGAGACGGGCGAGGCGAAGCGCAGCGCCTTCGTGGAGGTGAAGAAGGCGGCCCGCGCGGCGGGGCTGCAGGAGGACGCGGCCGCCGACGGCGGGAGCTCGGCCGCCGAGGACCAGgacgcgggcggcggcggcggctcgtCCACGCCCGTGGCCGCCTCGCCGGCCGGCGCCGAGCAGCTGCTGGCCCCGCGGCCCGGGGGCGCGCTGCCGGGGCGGCTGGAGGGCGGCAGCCCGGCGCGGGGCAGCGCCTTCACCTCGGTGCCGCAGCTGGGCGGCGCGGGCAGCCACGGCGCGGGGGGCGGCGCGGGCACCGGGGCCGCgggcggcgcgggcggcggcCAGGGCGCCGCGTCGGACGAGCGCAAAAGCGCCTTCTCGCAGCCGGCGCGCTCCTTCCCGCAGCTGGCGCCGCTGGTGCTGGGCCAGAAGCTGGGCGCGCTCGAGCCGTGCCACCCCGGCGACGGCGTGGGCCCCACCAGACTGTACCCCGCCGCCTCCGACCCTCTGGCCGTGAAGCTCCAGGGAGCCGCGGACCTGAACGGAGCTTGCGGGGCCCtgccgggcggcggcggcggcggcgggggcggcgggggcggcgggctGCCCAAGCAGAGCCCCTTCCTCTACGCCACCGCCTTCTGGCCCAAGAGCtcggcggccgcggcggccgcggcggcggcggcggcggcggggcccctgcagttgcagctgccCTCGGCGCTGACGCTGCTGCCGCCGTCCTTCACGTCGCTGTGCCTGCCGGCGCAGAACTGGTGCGCCAAGTGCAATGCCTCTTTCCGCATGACCTCCGACCTGGTGTACCACATGCGGTCGCATCACAAGAAGGAGTACGCGCTGGAGCCCTTGGTGAAGCGAAGGCGGGAGGAGAAACTCAAGTGCCCCATTTGCAACGAGTCCTTCCGAGAGCGCCACCACCTCTCCAGGCACATGACCTCGCATAATTGA
- the PRDM8 gene encoding PR domain zinc finger protein 8 isoform X2: protein MEDPGIQRGIWDGDAKAVQQCLTDIFTSVYTTCDIPENAIFGPCVLSHTSLYDSIAFIALKSTDKRTVPYIFRVDTSAASGSSEGLMWLRLVQSARDKEEQNLEAYIKNGQLFYRSLRRIAKDEELLVWYGKELTELLLLCPSRSHSKMNGSSPYTCLECSQRFQFEFPYVAHLRFRCPKRLHSADLSPREEQGGGVGTKDHGGGGGGPDQQQPQQQDAPLGPGPKFCKAGPVPHYPAPAPEGGNPPAAAGGGGAKPSTDFHNLARELENSGGARRCSPAPSLRSGSGHQEAELSPDGGAAGLGKGKRKCAEEAAEAGGAGLAGGRGRFAERPLPASKEDLVCTPQQYRAAGSYFGLEDSGRLFAPPSPETGEAKRSAFVEVKKAARAAGLQEDAAADGGSSAAEDQDAGGGGGSSTPVAASPAGAEQLLAPRPGGALPGRLEGGSPARGSAFTSVPQLGGAGSHGAGGGAGTGAAGGAGGGQGAASDERKSAFSQPARSFPQLAPLVLGQKLGALEPCHPGDGVGPTRLYPAASDPLAVKLQGAADLNGACGALPGGGGGGGGGGGGGLPKQSPFLYATAFWPKSSAAAAAAAAAAAAGPLQLQLPSALTLLPPSFTSLCLPAQNWCAKCNASFRMTSDLVYHMRSHHKKEYALEPLVKRRREEKLKCPICNESFRERHHLSRHMTSHN from the exons ATGGAGGACCCCGGCATCCAGCGAGGCATCTGGGATGGAGATGCCAAGGCTGTGCAGCAATGCCTGACAGATATTTTCACCAGCGTTTACACCACCTGCGACATCCCTGAGAATGCTATTTTTGGTCCTTGTGTCCTGAGCCATACTTCCCTATACGACAGCATAGCTTTCATAGCTCTCAAGTCCACGGACAAGAGAACAGTCCCTTATATCTTCCGG GTAGACACCTCGGCGGCCAGCGGTTCCTCCGAAGGTCTCATGTGGCTGCGTCTGGTCCAATCAGCCAGAGACAAAGAAGAGCAGAACCTTGAGGCCTACATAAAAAACGGACAGCTCTTCTACCGCTCTCTCCGCAGGATTGCCAAAGACGAGGAGTTGCTAGTTTGGTACGGGAAAGAACTGACGGAGTTACTCCTGCTCTGCCCCTCTAGATCCCACAGCAAAATGAACG GGTCGTCCCCTTACACATGCCTGGAATGCAGCCAGCGTTTCCAGTTTGAGTTCCCCTATGTGGCGCATCTGCGCTTCCGCTGCCCCAAGAGACTTCACAGCGCAGATCTGAGCCCCCGAGAGGAGCAAGGCGGCGGCGTGGGCACCAAGGATcacgggggcggcggcggcggcccagACCAGCAGCAGCCGCAGCAACAGGACGCGCCCCTGGGTCCCGGCCCCAAGTTCTGCAAAGCCGGCCCTGTCCCCCACTACCCGGCCCCGGCCCCCGAGGGCGGTAACCCGCCCGCCGCCGCTGGAGGCGGCGGCGCGAAGCCGTCCACGGACTTTCACAACCTGGCGCGGGAGCTGGAGAACTCCGGGGGAGCCCGCCGCTGCTCCCCGGCCCCCAGCCTCCGGAGCGGCAGCGGCCACCAGGAGGCGGAGCTGAGTCCCGACGGCGGCGCCGCGGGCCTGGGCAAAGGGAAGAGGAAATGCGCGGAGGAGGCGGCCGAGGCCGGCGGCGCGGGGCTGGCCGGGGGCCGCGGGCGCTTCGCCGAGCGGCCCCTGCCCGCCTCCAAGGAGGACTTGGTGTGCACGCCGCAGCAGTACCGCGCTGCCGGCAGCTACTTCGGCCTGGAGGACAGCGGCCGCCTCTTCGCGCCGCCCAGCCCCGAGACGGGCGAGGCGAAGCGCAGCGCCTTCGTGGAGGTGAAGAAGGCGGCCCGCGCGGCGGGGCTGCAGGAGGACGCGGCCGCCGACGGCGGGAGCTCGGCCGCCGAGGACCAGgacgcgggcggcggcggcggctcgtCCACGCCCGTGGCCGCCTCGCCGGCCGGCGCCGAGCAGCTGCTGGCCCCGCGGCCCGGGGGCGCGCTGCCGGGGCGGCTGGAGGGCGGCAGCCCGGCGCGGGGCAGCGCCTTCACCTCGGTGCCGCAGCTGGGCGGCGCGGGCAGCCACGGCGCGGGGGGCGGCGCGGGCACCGGGGCCGCgggcggcgcgggcggcggcCAGGGCGCCGCGTCGGACGAGCGCAAAAGCGCCTTCTCGCAGCCGGCGCGCTCCTTCCCGCAGCTGGCGCCGCTGGTGCTGGGCCAGAAGCTGGGCGCGCTCGAGCCGTGCCACCCCGGCGACGGCGTGGGCCCCACCAGACTGTACCCCGCCGCCTCCGACCCTCTGGCCGTGAAGCTCCAGGGAGCCGCGGACCTGAACGGAGCTTGCGGGGCCCtgccgggcggcggcggcggcggcgggggcggcgggggcggcgggctGCCCAAGCAGAGCCCCTTCCTCTACGCCACCGCCTTCTGGCCCAAGAGCtcggcggccgcggcggccgcggcggcggcggcggcggcggggcccctgcagttgcagctgccCTCGGCGCTGACGCTGCTGCCGCCGTCCTTCACGTCGCTGTGCCTGCCGGCGCAGAACTGGTGCGCCAAGTGCAATGCCTCTTTCCGCATGACCTCCGACCTGGTGTACCACATGCGGTCGCATCACAAGAAGGAGTACGCGCTGGAGCCCTTGGTGAAGCGAAGGCGGGAGGAGAAACTCAAGTGCCCCATTTGCAACGAGTCCTTCCGAGAGCGCCACCACCTCTCCAGGCACATGACCTCGCATAATTGA
- the LOC106510569 gene encoding uncharacterized protein LOC106510569, translated as MGDGRWAACVRARAEFRSTPPPQGHLQVGGGAAAPVPALSLDLLVGTARELKGPKRGRPPPSPRTPASAPTPGPRPLARRGRSCQAPSLAPARCRGSRWRLLALGSRPPDAARQQPAVAPSLPAAAAEPATRSARRAGPSAGWDPGGSRAPRGAQEPCPRGRSRARGAGVLEAPGASLGAPDINPENGVSRGSRPEPGNSVTWGE; from the exons ATGGGAGATGGGCGATGGGCGGCGTGCGTGCGCGCGCGGGCAGAGTTTAGGTCCACGCCACCCCCGCAGGGGCATCTGCAGGTGGGAGGAGGAGCCGCCGCGCCGGTCCCCGCTCTTTCGCTGGACCTGCTCGTGGGGACAGCCCGGGAATTGAAGGGACCTAAGAGGGGCaggcctccccccagcccccggaCTCCAGCATCCGCTCCCAcgcccggcccccggcccctAGCGCGCCGCGGGCGGAGCTGCCAGGCCCCTTCCCTCGCCCCCGCCCGCTGCCGAGGCTCCAGATGGCGGCTCCTCGCGCTCGGCTCGCGGCCCCCAGACGCCGCCCGGCAGCAGCCGGCGgtcgctccctccctcccagctgctGCGGCGGAGCCCGCGACCCGCTCGGCGAGGAGGGCGGGCCCCTCGGCCGGCTGGGACCCGGGCGGAAGCCGGGCGCCGAGGGGCGCGCAGGAGCCGTGCCCGCGGGGCAGAAGCCGTGCCCGCGGGGCAGGAGTCCTGGAGGCCCCAG GTGCCTCCCTGGGAGCCCCCGACATCAATCCCGAGAACGGCGTTTCGAGGGGGTCGAGGCCTGAGCCCGGCAACTCGGTAACCTGGGGGGAGTGA